In Selenomonas sp. TAMA-11512, a genomic segment contains:
- the nirJ2 gene encoding putative heme d1 biosynthesis radical SAM protein NirJ2 codes for MIISWNTTNACNMYCKHCYRDAGCKAEEELSTAEAKKLLNEIARAGFKIMIFSGGEPLTRPDIVDLVAHATSLGLRSVFGTNGTLITLDMAKKLKAAGAMGMGISLDSMDPVKHNAFREFEGAWEGAVRGMKNCREVGLGFQIHTTVMDWNQHELETITDFAVEIGAVAHHFFFLVPTGRARTMEEESLRAEAYEDVLTRIMKKSETVDIELKPTCAPQFLRIAGQHDIKTRFKRGCLAGLSYCIISPRGKVQPCAYLNMELGDVRETPFDEIWKSNEVFKKLRTLEYSGGCGACDYKNACGGCRARAAYYNNGDYMAEEPWCLYHGRKGWTA; via the coding sequence ATGATTATCTCCTGGAATACGACAAATGCCTGTAATATGTACTGTAAGCACTGCTATCGCGATGCCGGCTGCAAGGCGGAGGAAGAGCTTTCGACGGCGGAGGCGAAGAAGCTTCTTAATGAGATTGCCAGGGCAGGCTTCAAGATTATGATTTTCTCCGGCGGTGAGCCGCTTACACGTCCCGATATCGTTGATTTGGTTGCCCACGCGACGAGTCTCGGACTTCGATCCGTATTCGGCACGAACGGTACGCTCATCACGCTCGATATGGCAAAAAAGCTCAAGGCTGCGGGAGCGATGGGGATGGGCATATCGCTCGACTCCATGGATCCCGTCAAGCACAACGCGTTTCGTGAATTTGAAGGCGCTTGGGAGGGCGCCGTTCGCGGCATGAAGAACTGCCGCGAGGTCGGGCTGGGCTTCCAGATTCACACAACGGTCATGGATTGGAACCAGCACGAGCTTGAGACGATCACGGATTTCGCCGTGGAGATCGGAGCCGTCGCGCATCATTTCTTCTTCCTCGTACCCACGGGACGGGCGCGGACCATGGAGGAAGAGTCTCTCCGCGCCGAGGCGTATGAGGATGTCTTGACGCGCATCATGAAGAAGTCCGAGACGGTCGATATTGAGCTCAAGCCGACCTGCGCGCCGCAGTTCCTGCGCATCGCCGGGCAGCACGACATCAAGACACGTTTCAAGCGCGGCTGCCTCGCGGGTCTCTCCTATTGCATCATCAGTCCGCGTGGCAAGGTGCAGCCTTGCGCCTATCTCAATATGGAACTCGGTGATGTTCGCGAGACGCCGTTTGATGAAATCTGGAAGTCGAATGAAGTCTTTAAAAAGCTGCGTACGCTGGAGTATTCGGGCGGCTGTGGAGCCTGCGACTACAAGAATGCCTGCGGAGGCTGCCGAGCCAGAGCCGCCTACTACAACAACGGGGACTACATGGCGGAGGAGCCGTGGTGTCTCTATCACGGACGCAAAGGCTGGACGGCGTAA
- a CDS encoding TetR/AcrR family transcriptional regulator translates to MGKAISKREQKKRLYRSAILDAAVTLFAQKGVHETSIADIMASANLGLGTFYNYFGSKEEILMELLKNIVEDIEARLSLLRQEKRETAVVLEDLLLYTAELLSKNRFVMPLFLRAAEHAAAPSMPPEQAAAKPDRPSAPAFKEIFNTITDEGQKSGEFRSDIPSGVITELFHSLFQAAAFSTLGLRFEENIRLKVRIIIDGMKAK, encoded by the coding sequence ATGGGGAAAGCGATCAGCAAGCGTGAACAAAAAAAGCGTCTGTACCGCAGCGCGATTCTCGACGCGGCGGTTACTCTGTTTGCGCAAAAAGGTGTGCACGAGACCTCGATTGCGGATATCATGGCGTCGGCAAACCTCGGTCTCGGTACGTTTTACAATTATTTCGGCTCCAAGGAAGAGATTTTGATGGAGCTTTTGAAGAACATTGTAGAGGACATAGAAGCGCGTCTCTCTCTTCTGCGTCAGGAGAAGCGGGAGACGGCTGTCGTTTTGGAGGATCTTCTCCTGTATACGGCGGAGCTTCTGTCGAAGAATCGATTCGTCATGCCGCTTTTTCTTCGCGCGGCGGAGCATGCCGCCGCGCCTTCCATGCCGCCCGAGCAGGCGGCGGCAAAGCCGGACCGTCCGTCGGCGCCTGCCTTTAAGGAAATCTTCAACACCATTACCGATGAAGGCCAGAAAAGCGGAGAGTTTCGCTCGGACATTCCCTCGGGAGTCATTACGGAGCTCTTTCATTCGCTCTTCCAGGCGGCAGCCTTCAGCACGCTGGGACTGCGCTTTGAGGAAAACATCCGCTTGAAGGTGCGGATCATCATTGACGGCATGAAGGCAAAATAA
- the nirJ1 gene encoding putative heme d1 biosynthesis radical SAM protein NirJ1: MISVTKLLFAREYFGDSLRYTKHAHAMRNGAAEGMGPVVVWNSTKTCNLSCRHCYMESDAKKYDNELSTEEAKRFIDDLADFKVPVLLFSGGEPLIRPDFFELAEYAAEKGIRPTLSTNGTLITREVAQRIKDIGVGYVGISLDGLKDVNDAFRGMDGAYGLAMRGIQNCTAVGQRVGLRFTINHHNFMELDKIFDFIEEEGINRVCFYHLVYSGRGNKMMAEDVSPEESRRAMDIIIRRTRDFEKRGLEKEILTVDNHCDGVYIYLNALREGDQKGAEHIKRMISSNGGNRSGIAFAEVDPFGYVHPDQFTQHHTFGNVRERKFGDIWSDTATSPILAGLKDRKPLLKGRCACCQFLANCNGNFRTRAEAMTGDFWESDPACYLTDEEIGLVREAVS; the protein is encoded by the coding sequence ATGATCAGCGTTACAAAGCTGCTCTTCGCGAGAGAGTACTTTGGCGATTCACTGCGCTATACGAAGCATGCGCACGCGATGCGCAACGGTGCGGCAGAGGGCATGGGGCCTGTCGTCGTCTGGAATTCGACGAAGACCTGCAATCTCTCCTGTCGTCACTGCTACATGGAGTCCGACGCGAAAAAGTACGACAATGAGCTGTCCACGGAGGAAGCAAAGAGGTTTATTGACGACCTTGCGGATTTCAAGGTGCCGGTACTGCTCTTCTCGGGCGGAGAGCCGCTCATTCGTCCGGATTTCTTTGAGCTGGCGGAATACGCGGCGGAAAAGGGAATCCGTCCGACGCTCTCAACGAACGGCACCCTGATCACGCGTGAGGTCGCGCAGCGAATCAAAGATATCGGTGTCGGCTATGTCGGCATTTCACTTGACGGGCTCAAGGATGTCAATGACGCGTTCCGGGGAATGGACGGCGCTTACGGGCTTGCTATGCGCGGCATCCAAAACTGCACGGCGGTAGGGCAGCGCGTCGGACTTCGATTTACGATCAACCATCACAACTTCATGGAGCTTGACAAGATCTTTGACTTCATTGAAGAAGAGGGAATCAACCGCGTCTGCTTCTATCACCTCGTCTACTCGGGACGCGGCAACAAGATGATGGCGGAGGATGTCTCGCCCGAAGAATCCCGCCGGGCGATGGATATTATCATTCGCCGCACGAGAGATTTCGAAAAACGCGGTTTGGAAAAGGAAATCCTGACCGTTGACAATCACTGCGACGGTGTCTACATTTATCTGAACGCGCTTCGAGAGGGCGATCAGAAGGGGGCGGAGCACATCAAGCGGATGATTTCCAGCAACGGCGGAAATCGTTCGGGCATCGCGTTTGCCGAGGTCGATCCGTTCGGCTATGTGCATCCGGATCAGTTCACGCAGCACCACACCTTCGGCAATGTCCGTGAAAGAAAGTTCGGAGATATCTGGTCGGATACGGCGACGAGCCCCATTCTCGCCGGTCTTAAGGATCGGAAGCCGCTCCTCAAAGGGCGCTGCGCATGCTGTCAGTTCCTCGCCAACTGCAACGGCAACTTCCGTACACGCGCCGAGGCGATGACGGGGGACTTCTGGGAAAGCGATCCAGCTTGTTATCTGACGGATGAAGAAATCGGTCTCGTAAGGGAGGCTGTCTCATGA